The following is a genomic window from Solanum stenotomum isolate F172 chromosome 4, ASM1918654v1, whole genome shotgun sequence.
caAAAGCTAGCATAGGAGTATAATAAACGTAACATGATCATATGAttatatgaaaatgaaaagtcaaaaaCCATAtagtataaagaaaaaaaatgaaatgattaaaAGCATCTCATCGTACTTCGACCAAATCAAGATTGATCAAATATGTTAAATCTTTCTTGTTTGGGACAATAGCTATAGAACTAGTATGTGATGTTccttttaatagtttttttcgtttatatatataaaaaataacattgGTATCCGAGTCAACATACTTTAACTACTCCATTTTATGTGTTATCTTCCATCAAAATGAGTACCAGATAATTCTACTCATCCAAACTTAAATCTGAGAAGTTAATCGATGTTTGTGCAAGTGAAAAGTAACAAGAACCCGATAAAATAGTCGAAGTGCATGTAAGCACATTCAAATACCACCATTATGAGTACAAGATAATTCTACTCATCCAAACTTAAATCCGAGAAGTTAACCGATGTTTGTGCAAGTAGAAAGTACTCGATAAACTAGTCAAAGTGCATGTAAGCACATTCAAATACCGccattatgaaaaataaaacactCATTAAGTTTGTTATTGTCATTAAAGAATAACGAGAGTGACAATTCTATAAATCCACATACTTTAAATTCTGAATCCATCCGTGCCCCAAGCGTCATGCTCAGAGGGTCTTATCTGTAGTTTCAAGTTATTAAAGGGGTAGTGATGGCAAATGGGTGGGTTGGGTCAAATTTGAGCGGGTTgaaaatgggtaataattcaaCCCACCCGTATTTGATATGGGTAAAAATAGATTGGGTAACAAATGGGTTGGGTAAAGTactagtttacccatattttcatgagtaaatagtactctacttaagaattcaacatggagaaaatattttagtctttttttagatgaaaaatgttgaaaatgcttcattttgttttattatatcatagaagtaaaaaaaatcctataacttttcattataaaataaatttatataataacaagggaacatattttaatttcaaaataaatgaatatttgcattttataacaaaaacatgcttaatgcaCTTTAAACAATGTCAATACTAGtacatgatttgcttattttacactattatttattatccaatataaaattaaacaaataaaaaaatataattataattaacaaaagaaatgtacatttaaaaaatatatttttggagggccaaaaacttcacattttcaattatagggaaaaataattagttttatagaaaacataaaaaagaagagaattacaatatttttggtgatatcatgaattttgagtgaaCAGAAGTTAAAAGTTTAACCCATTTGACTAATCCTTATTTTTGTGGGTTGAATATgggtatcaacccatattttacccatgtaAAAAGTCACTCACCCAACCCATTAAAATATGAGCGGGTTGGACGAATTGGGCGGGTTACCAAAATATGGGTTTATTTTGCTGGCACTAGAAGGGAAAGTGCAAACCCAATTTTTGCATCACAATCCCTGCATTATCTTCATATTTTAGTTATCACTACAGTTACAGTATGATCATTCTTCAGAACTGTCCTCAGAGACAGTTAGCACCATGGATATTTCTCTAAGTTCTTGTGTTATAGCAGTTTCAAAGGGTAAGGCCACCATTGGCTCCAGAAGAAGGATTTAACATTTCAAAGATAAGTAAATAATCGTAACTCGTTCACATAGTTGTCTAATTCGACATCAAAACACCATTGTTGggcatacatacatacatacatgaagagaaaagaaatagcATATGAGTAGTATATTGGTGTTCTCTTTGTCTGCTTGCAACTCTTCTAACACTCCAAGAGGTTACAGAATGAATCCAATGCACCATAAAATGCAAAAAAAGGCGAATACAAGACAAATATTGTGTAAGATTTACATAATAGAAAATGGAATGGAAtggaaaggaaaaagaaatgcACAACAGAGCAAATACGGTATGCACAACTTAGACAGGGAGAAGATCACAGTAAACGTGCAGCTCTCCACGAATAGCATTCCTCTGATACTTCTTTACAGTGGTACCATATAGAAAATTGGATGGATCCGTCCTTAAAGATTTACATGAAATCTTGTCCGGGCCTTAGATATAGCAATCTCCTTGCAGGTGCTGGAGGTGCCAGTCCGGGGATATCCCTTATATCCTTGTTGTGAGGATTCACAATCTGAAAACACAAGAACAGAGAAATTCGGCTGTAAAACACAGTATCTACATGTAGTCAAGCAAACGCTTAAAAGATTGCAGAGTTTTAGGCAGAAAGTGGCTAAGAGTACTAAGAGCTTGAAGATATCACCACCTACAAGTAACACTTGCGTAGTAGATACGAGCTCTTTTATGCATCAACATATGCTCTTGAGTTGAAAAACGCAGCAAGGATATCTATgatatgtttattattttgttgagaAGGTAacatatttgtatatatagatataaaGTTGAACGTTCCGCTTCAAAACTGTGGGAGTCCCCCATGATTATATGAtatgtttatttacttaaactAATCCATGGTATGAGAAACTACCTTCACAACAATTATGGCAACTACACCACAGACAATGAGGAAGAGGAAAAGCATGATGCATTTATCCGTGGCAACCTGAAAAAGTTGGGAGCTAGATTAATTAATCANTGTGGGAGTCCCCCATAATTATATGATATGTTTATTTACTTCAACTAATCCATGGTATGATTGGGCATTAAATGGTGTCTGGATAATGGTCACACTAATATTCATCTGGAGACTGACTCCAACTTATTGGGCACTTGGATCAAATACTCCTCTAAAGCTCCTTGGAATCTCATAATGATGCTGAAGGTCATCAGATCTTTATGCCAACAATGCAGTAACTTTAGAGTCTCCCACATCTACAGAGAAGCCAATCGTCCTGCTGATTCACTGTCCAAGTATAGCCATGGCATCCAACAACTGAGAGTTTTTGACTCCATTGGTGCAATCCCGACAAACATCAGAGGTCAAATTCATCAAGACTTTGTAGGGACTCCAGCTTTCAGACATAAAAGGACCAGAACATTGATCCTTCCTCATCGTAATAATAGCTATTCTAATGGATATGGATAACATTTCTTCTGTGGTTTATGTCATTGGGAGCCTCTCCAGGCTATGTGGAATCCCTAATCACAATGAAGCAGTTCTTCATTACCTCTGAGAAGAAAGTTTTTGTGAAGAACTTTACCTCTCCACTTCATCTTTCTGATCAATTGTTTTTGCCACTCTCCTTAGATGCTCCTTAACTGTATAGTGATTCAATCGTCAAAGGAGAAGCTCCATCATGTAGTTTATCACTTTTTGTGATACATGATGGATCTCTTAGTGTAGATGTCTAACAACTAGGAAGTTAGCTCTATCTTAGTTTTGTATTTGTGGAGGTCAGGTCTATGTCCCCTTCCGCTGTACCTTTGGctatatctataaaaaaaaaataaaaaaaaaatccatggTATGAGAAACTACCTTCACAACAATTATGGCAACTACACCACAGACAATGAGGAAGAGGAAAAGCATGATGCATTTATCCGTGGCAACCTGAAAAAGTTGGGAGCTagattaattaatcaaaaaaaatgaaagaacacAAAACACTTCATAAATATGGGGATTTTAGAACATACCTGCCGTCCAATTTCCTTGACAAGCTGGGATGCTTTTTTAATGGAGAAGTGAATTGTGTCAAGCTCATTGACAACACGACCCATTTGATCAGTCTACATAACAAAGAGACTACAAAAAATTAGATGGTTATTCTAAGACAAAACAAATCGAAGGAAATGAATAATTGCAATGATACTCACTTGGCCTTTCAAGGTAGTAGCAGTTTGTGTTCCCACTTCAATTGTTTGGTGAACAACCTACAGAGTAGAAATAAGCTTAAGATACGGATGGTAGATATGCTGAAACAACGTTAAAATGAACTACTGAACCTGTTTGGAGCGTTCAATGGCTTGATCAGTTTCATCCATTGTCTTATTTCCAGCACTGATGAGCTCCTGATTTGACATTTCTGCAAGAAGATTAAAATGAATGAGAAGACCAGTATAGCGAGTCCACAAGTTGCTTAGATGCATTCTCAGTTCAGATTCTTCTCTACAACTAAGGAACGTGAAATTGGAATCCTCAGTAATCATGAATCAACAGGCGCAATGAGTTTATACCCTCGGCCCTTTGTTCTTTTAAGTCATGGATTTAAGGAACAAATGCAGTTGAATGAACAGCAGGTGGATTACACATTCAAGAGTGCCCAAATATGTGTTTTTTAGGGTCACTAGTATAACATAAAGTCATGCATATTAAGATCTACACTGGGAAatctaacaaaaataacttcaaaGAAATGCTTCCATCTGCAAGTCCAAGAATAATTGGAAAAGAGAAGCTGGGAAAACAAAGTCAGAACTCAGAACCTTACAAATATGCTCCCTAGAATAATTG
Proteins encoded in this region:
- the LOC125862087 gene encoding novel plant SNARE 13-like isoform X1 — its product is MANLDLQMNSQMEQIHGEIRDNFRALANGFQKLDKIKDSNRQSKQLEELTGKMRECKRLVKEFDREIKDEESKSPPEVNKQLNDEKQSMIKELNSYVALRKTYMSSLGNKRVELFDMGAGGSEPTAEENVQMASEMSNQELISAGNKTMDETDQAIERSKQVVHQTIEVGTQTATTLKGQTDQMGRVVNELDTIHFSIKKASQLVKEIGRQVATDKCIMLFLFLIVCGVVAIIVVKIVNPHNKDIRDIPGLAPPAPARRLLYLRPGQDFM